A stretch of DNA from Schistocerca americana isolate TAMUIC-IGC-003095 chromosome 3, iqSchAmer2.1, whole genome shotgun sequence:
TGTAGTAATGTACTGAAAATGGAAACAGTAGGATGGTACAAACGATGGTTAAGCAAGTGTTATCTAAATGAAAATAGCTTTATTTTCCCTATTTCGGAGAGTGAACTCTGAAGTTTCATCGAAGAGGTCCCCGACCAAGAGCGAGTGGGGAGGGTCATACAAGCTCGGAGAGTGTCGGAGAAAAGCCTGTACAGATTCTGCGAAAATGATCATTTTCATTGCACCTTCATATTATAGCCTAAGACGATTATTTGTAAATGTAACTATTTGTCACAAAACAAGGCATTATAGCATTAACAGAACGAAAATGATTACAGTAAACACGTTTTCCAATCTcagttatgactgggtgttgtgtgatgtcaaaaatggctctgagcactatgggactcaacatcttgggtcataagtcccctagaacttagaactacttaaacctaactaacctaaggacatcacacacacccatgcccgaggcaggattcgaacctgcgaccgtagcagtcccgcggttccggactgcagcgccagaaccgctagaccaccgcggccggcttgtgtgatgtccttaggttagttaggtttacgttgttctaagttatagggcactgatgaccatagatattaagtcccatagtgcccagagccatttttgaaccaatctcacttcaaaaatggttcaaatggctctgagcactatgggacttaacttctgaggtcatcagtcccctagaacttagaactacttaaacctaactaacctaaggatatcacacacatccatgcccgagtcaggattcgaacctgcggccgtagcaatcTCAGTTGataataacgatgatgatgatgtggtggaaTGGGGCATAGCAGCAAGGCCTTTTTCCAATTTCAGTACAAATGGCAGTGAAGGTTATTGTTGTAAATACGTCAGTTTCTGCACACAATCCTGAATGTGGTATATCAAACGAGGCTTTCCGTTATATTCAGACCCAATAACCAGAAGAAATGTTCGACCTTTATGTTTTCTTCTGGTTGTGTTAGaaattggtgcataaattcgtaatgtttttccataagtttaataaatacaacagagacacataacagacactttcgtcatcaataatgtattcttcttcactatttacaacacagGAGTCTCGGTCcgttatacagttttaatctggcaggaagtttcatatcagcgcacactgcgctgtagagtgaaaatttcattctggaaacatcccctaggctgtggctaagccatgtctccgcaatatcctttcttccaggagtgctagttctgcaaggttcgcaggagagcttcggtgaagtctggaaggtgggagacgaggtactggcgaaattaaagctgagaggaaggggtgtgagtcgtgcttgggtagctcagatggtagagcacttgcccgcgagaggcataggccccgagttcgagtctcggtccggcacacagttttaatctgccaggaagtttcatattagcccacactccgctgtagagggaaatttcattctagaagcacTGGGCTAGCTTTTTGATTCCACGACTGAAGAAATTACGTGGTTTTCCGGAGAAGAActcggagctcattttcatccggaaaggtagTTCCTTGAGAGCTGTTAGATAGGGAGAGAAGAAGGTGAGAATCTGAGaccgcaagatcagatgaataatgtgggtgcggaatgactcccAAACCCAACACGTGTATAGTGTTTTTTGCCAGTGTAGCAGAATTCGGGAGGACGTTATAGTGGAATAACATGACAAAGTCTTGCCGGTAGTTGTtctcggactgcgtctgcaagacgtcacaGTTGCTGACAGTAACTGTCAGTAGTGATGTTTACACatctgggaagcaattcgtagtgcgCCACACTGTCACTGCGgcgccagatgcataacattatcttttgcggatgcgcCCAGGTCTTCGTACGGGGAGTTGCTGTTTAGTTTGTGCTCAACCATTACCATCTTTTCCTTACGCTAGccaaaagacaccatttctcgtcaccagtaaagaGACAGGATAGGAATCGTCGGTGTTgtttacgagccaattgatgacgagcaagcagatatGCACGTACGTGTATGTCCATCTGCTtactttttgtgattttggcttagagcacgcggtacccatacatccgatttttgaaccttccccattgcatgcatacgaatggtcacagttcatcacgtaTGCCACTTCTCGAGTAAACTGAATTGGATCGTTGTGGATTATCGTGTTTAAACGATGTTCATTAAAcgtcgaaggtcttcctgaaaatGGAGAGCCACTAACGTGAAAACGACCTTCTTTAAAAcgggaaaatcatttttttgccgTGTTCTGACCAAtggtattatccccatacacggtacAAATGTTTCTGGTTATCTCCGCTCTATTGAACTCAGGCAGAAGAGTAtatcgaagccggccgctgtggccaagcggttctaggcgcttcagtcctcaaCCACGCGACTCCtacgatcgaaggttcgaatcctgcttcgggcatgggtgtgtgtgatgtccttaggttagttagatttaagtagttctaagtctaggggactgatgacctgagatgttaagtcccatactgcttagagccatttgaaccaattttgagtaTATCAGAAACGTACTTGACactgcattttctagcgtccactcaCTATCTctgtcaaaatgacaatatgtgaactctagccggccgtgcggtttgaggctctacggtctggagccgagcgaccgctacggtcgcaggttcgaatcctgcctcgggcatggatgtgtgttatgcccttaggttagttaggtttacttagttctaagttctaggcgactgatgaccacagaagttaagtcgcatagtgctcagagccattttgtaaactctaagagcagcagtgaactacaaataagaaatgacaatcaataaataatccCATAGCAGCCGGAATACCGACATCCAAAGCTAAAACACTATGAACACGCAACAACCTAATAGCACGAGACTTGAGTTCTTAGAATTAGGAGACCATGTACCCTCTGCGAACCACATTCTTGAAGTCGCCACTTCGATAATTGCTAAATTATTTACGTTTCATTCCAAGAATGTACGAAACTCGTGTCATTCATAAAATGAAATATTGCCTGACTCATCTGTTGTGATTTCTGGCACATTACGGATACAAATCAAGAAAAACAGTGCTCCTAGAACAGAAAAATGTAACAGCCAACATCTTAGGAAACTCGTGAGTTTGTAGCGTGATGTTAAGACAATGTATTAGTTGTTGCAGAATGACAATGGGAAAGGAAATAACGAATCACAGAACTtgttttttgattttttatttatttttatacgaCATAGATAGAGAAGTAATGAAGGGAAGATTAATCAGACATTTCAGCCCAGCAGAGCAGCCTTGGCGTGGAGGTGGGCGGCAGCTGCGAGGGAACCGGGCGCAGcgtaggcggcgggggcggcgtacgCCACTGGAGCGTGGGCGGCGTACGCTACAGCGGGGGCGGCGTAAGCGTGGGCAGCGTAGGTGTGGGCGGCCAGGGCGGCGGCGCCGTTGACGACGGCGTCACGGGCCTGAGTCTGGGCGACGGCAGTCAGGTGGGCGGCCCTGGTGACGGCGACGTCAGGCGTGTCCACCAGGTATCCGTCGGAGCGGACGGCGACGGGGGCGGGGCCGTAGGCGGCGTAGCCGGCGTGCACGGGGGCGGCCACCaccgcgggggcggcgtaggccgcGGGGGCGACGactgcggcgggggcggcgcccagGTAGCCGGGCTTAGCCACGGCGACGGCCAGGACGGCGCTCAGGACGATCTGAAATGCGAGAAGTAATCTCAGGCAACGCTTTATCTTCCTAATAGTATAATGTTACAGGAATGTACCAGCAAAGGATTTTCAGTCTGCGTGAGTGGTGAAACAACACCACGGCAAGTACGTACCAGGGTGTTCATGGTTGAGCGAgtttctgctgctgctactgccgctgCCGAAATGTGCCTCAGTAGTGGACGGTGCGGGTTTATATACACCGGCGTCACTTGACGTGAAAGCATTGCTCCTCGCGCCGAGGCCTTGCCTGAGGTCCTGTGTTGGGCGTTGGCTCGAAACTGCCGGATTTAGTCACGCATGCTACAAAAACTTGCCGATTTCGGCTGAGAGAAGCGGTAATATGCTGTATCACTGGTGTAATGTCTTTCAGCTTCTTATGATTGGCTACCAGTCTTTCAGCTCCTTATGGGTGGCAACCAAAACCTCAAAAAATCTGAGGAATCATATCGTTCCAATAGGCTGTACTTCAAAATTGTACTTCATGAAACACTTCTAATTTCAAACGGGATTCATTATCAAAAGCATCTA
This window harbors:
- the LOC124606723 gene encoding cuticle protein 16.5-like isoform X2, with amino-acid sequence MNTLIVLSAVLAVAVAKPGYLGAAPAAVVAPAAYAAPAVVAAPVHAGYAAYGPAPVAVRSDGYLVDTPDVAVTRAAHLTAVAQTQARDAVVNGAAALAAHTYAAHAYAAPAVAYAAHAPVAYAAPAAYAAPGSLAAAAHLHAKAALLG
- the LOC124606723 gene encoding cuticle protein 16.5-like isoform X3 — translated: MNTLIVLSAVLAVAVAKPGYLGAAPAAVVAPAAYAAPAVVAAPVHAGYAAYGPAPVAVRSDGYLVDTPDVAVTRAAHLTAVAQTQARDAVVNGAAALAAHTYAAHAYAAPAVAYAAHAPVAYAAPAAYAAPGSLAAAAHLHAKAALLG